The proteins below are encoded in one region of Acidithiobacillus ferrooxidans ATCC 23270:
- the hemG gene encoding protoporphyrinogen oxidase, producing MEEVIIIGGGISGLATAYFLRKRGWSPLLLEAGAAPGGNLQSRQEEGYLRDMGPNSLMLKGRIVPEWLRELQLEGDIVEANPLAGRRYVLNRHRQPVALGPGVLFGGGLLSIRGRLRLLGEPFQPPHPTPDGEESIADFVRRRLGDEALTWLVDPFVSGVFAGNPARLSVQATLPRLAALEQDGGSLLRGALRARKKKLPGTPKTRLVSFREGLQVLPLRVANTLGDTLRCDTPVDQLAYSGDMWQVGSGNQTWQSKRLVLALPAGAAARLLAQTDATLARELDAIPYPAVGSLSIGFRRPQVEHPLDGFGMLIPRVMGLETLGVLFSSTLFPGRAPAGQVLLTAFIGGSQNVLAGRDDDDLLATVLREIGPLLGISGDPVFSRCRVWPKAIPQYEIGHLDRMKRIDTLSAGHPGLHFRANWQGGVALGDCIEQAWEFSQTADWQH from the coding sequence ATGGAAGAAGTCATCATCATTGGCGGGGGTATTTCAGGTCTGGCGACGGCATATTTCCTGCGTAAACGAGGTTGGTCTCCCTTGCTGCTGGAGGCCGGTGCCGCCCCCGGCGGCAACCTGCAGAGCAGACAGGAAGAAGGCTACCTGCGGGATATGGGACCAAACTCGCTGATGCTCAAAGGCCGGATCGTCCCGGAATGGCTCCGCGAACTGCAATTGGAAGGAGACATCGTCGAGGCCAACCCGCTCGCCGGGCGCCGCTATGTCCTCAATCGCCACCGGCAACCCGTCGCATTGGGACCGGGTGTGCTATTCGGCGGCGGACTACTGAGTATACGCGGTCGCCTGCGACTCCTCGGCGAGCCCTTTCAGCCACCGCATCCGACGCCGGATGGCGAGGAAAGCATAGCCGACTTCGTCCGGCGACGTCTCGGAGACGAGGCCCTCACCTGGCTGGTCGACCCTTTTGTTTCCGGCGTCTTTGCCGGCAATCCTGCACGCCTTTCGGTGCAGGCCACTCTGCCCCGCCTGGCCGCGCTGGAGCAGGATGGCGGCTCGCTCCTGCGCGGTGCGCTGCGTGCCCGGAAGAAGAAGTTGCCCGGCACCCCCAAAACCCGCCTCGTGTCCTTTCGCGAAGGCCTGCAGGTCCTCCCTTTGCGGGTTGCAAACACACTCGGCGATACGCTGCGCTGCGATACTCCGGTCGACCAGTTGGCCTATAGCGGCGACATGTGGCAGGTCGGCAGCGGTAACCAGACCTGGCAAAGCAAACGGCTCGTTCTCGCCCTGCCTGCAGGCGCCGCGGCCAGACTGCTCGCGCAAACCGACGCTACGCTTGCCCGGGAACTGGACGCCATCCCTTATCCTGCCGTAGGCAGCCTGTCCATAGGTTTTCGGCGCCCACAGGTAGAGCATCCACTGGATGGCTTCGGCATGCTGATTCCGCGAGTCATGGGGCTGGAAACACTGGGGGTGCTTTTCTCCTCCACCCTTTTCCCCGGGCGCGCACCGGCGGGGCAGGTATTGCTGACGGCCTTTATCGGTGGCAGTCAGAATGTCCTTGCCGGACGGGACGATGACGACCTGCTGGCAACGGTATTACGCGAGATCGGCCCACTGCTGGGGATCAGTGGCGATCCCGTTTTCAGTCGCTGCCGGGTCTGGCCGAAAGCCATCCCGCAATACGAAATCGGACACCTGGACCGGATGAAGCGGATCGACACCCTGAGTGCCGGGCACCCCGGGCTGCACTTCCGTGCCAACTGGCAGGGAGGCGTCGCCCTGGGAGATTGTATCGAACAGGCCTGGGAGTTCAGTCAGACCGCCGACTGGCAGCATTGA
- a CDS encoding DUF1858 domain-containing protein, protein MERSEALAQPMRVLLQAHPVLVSLLEERGIHCGECFIAERETLAGVATMHHVDLDELLAEWARREALPRTE, encoded by the coding sequence ATGGAACGCTCAGAAGCGCTCGCCCAGCCCATGCGCGTACTGCTGCAGGCGCATCCGGTTTTGGTTTCGCTGCTGGAGGAGCGCGGTATTCATTGCGGCGAGTGTTTTATTGCCGAGCGGGAAACGCTGGCTGGGGTAGCCACCATGCACCATGTCGACCTCGACGAACTTCTCGCAGAGTGGGCACGTCGCGAGGCCTTGCCGCGCACGGAATAG
- a CDS encoding L,D-transpeptidase family protein — MRKFWVWELSGAVLGILGLAGCATTPVATVPVHSVAYYAARIPPPVVQPVAPVVSPAIPAHVARSVHIVISTITHSLKIFKGGTVLATYPVAIGFHGAAPKRMRGDDVTPVGRYRIGWVSRGTRYGPFMGLTYPNRENAEWGLREGIINRAQYRAIVDAIDAGQTPPQNTPLGGEIGIHGMGPQFSDDPQSKVFPGRWTAGCVALSNWDAQQIAALVRVGTPVEIVGDAHGFRGGYDRVSTGSRYKSTAAFDTMATPRAVAKSQDTAMDTLVSALAPIAAH, encoded by the coding sequence ATGCGCAAATTCTGGGTATGGGAATTGTCGGGAGCGGTGCTGGGTATTCTGGGATTGGCGGGTTGCGCCACGACACCTGTAGCCACCGTGCCGGTACACTCGGTAGCTTACTATGCCGCACGGATTCCTCCTCCGGTCGTTCAGCCAGTGGCGCCCGTGGTCTCTCCGGCAATTCCCGCGCATGTGGCCCGGTCGGTGCATATCGTCATTTCGACCATTACTCATTCCCTGAAAATCTTCAAGGGTGGTACCGTGCTGGCGACCTACCCGGTAGCCATCGGCTTCCACGGCGCGGCCCCTAAGCGGATGCGGGGAGATGATGTCACCCCTGTAGGACGTTATCGCATTGGCTGGGTCAGTCGGGGTACACGCTACGGCCCCTTCATGGGTTTGACCTACCCCAACCGGGAGAACGCAGAGTGGGGATTGCGGGAGGGCATTATCAACAGGGCGCAATATCGTGCCATTGTCGATGCCATCGACGCCGGGCAAACGCCGCCGCAAAATACCCCCTTGGGCGGTGAAATAGGCATTCACGGCATGGGTCCGCAATTTTCGGACGACCCACAGAGCAAAGTATTCCCCGGGCGCTGGACGGCTGGCTGCGTGGCGTTGTCCAACTGGGATGCACAGCAGATCGCCGCGTTGGTGCGGGTGGGGACACCCGTGGAAATCGTGGGGGACGCACATGGATTCCGGGGTGGTTATGACCGGGTCAGCACGGGCTCCCGGTACAAGTCCACTGCCGCGTTCGATACCATGGCGACGCCGAGGGCTGTTGCGAAGTCCCAGGATACCGCCATGGACACCTTGGTGTCAGCGCTCGCCCCGATCGCCGCACACTGA
- the amrA gene encoding AmmeMemoRadiSam system protein A, giving the protein MTTQEGDEKTGGMPPEAGKTLLRLARATIAGALGLPAEFAAVPDWAQQPGATFVTLTGSQGLRGCIGSLQAHRPIAEDLRANALAAAFEDPRFPPLGVSEWSQVRVEVSLLSSLQAMHFDSEESLLAQIEPHRHGLVLTYGARRGTFLPQVWEQLPQPREFLRALKRKAGLPADFWAGEMEVYWYTVEKWSEEQTPKGKGNG; this is encoded by the coding sequence ATGACCACACAGGAAGGTGACGAAAAGACCGGCGGGATGCCGCCGGAAGCCGGGAAAACTCTGCTGCGTCTGGCTCGTGCCACCATTGCCGGGGCGTTGGGTTTGCCCGCCGAGTTTGCGGCTGTGCCGGACTGGGCGCAGCAGCCCGGTGCGACTTTCGTGACGCTCACTGGATCACAGGGTTTGCGGGGCTGCATCGGCAGCCTCCAAGCCCACCGGCCTATCGCTGAAGACCTGCGCGCCAACGCCCTGGCGGCAGCCTTCGAGGACCCGCGTTTTCCGCCGCTGGGTGTGTCGGAATGGTCACAGGTGCGAGTGGAAGTTTCATTACTTTCTTCGCTGCAAGCCATGCATTTTGACAGTGAGGAGAGTCTGTTGGCGCAGATTGAACCCCATCGGCATGGGTTGGTTCTCACTTATGGTGCGCGTCGTGGCACCTTCCTTCCCCAGGTGTGGGAACAGCTTCCCCAGCCACGGGAATTCCTGCGGGCGCTCAAACGCAAGGCTGGTTTGCCTGCGGATTTCTGGGCCGGAGAAATGGAAGTGTATTGGTATACAGTGGAAAAATGGAGTGAAGAGCAGACGCCAAAAGGGAAGGGCAATGGATAA
- the recG gene encoding ATP-dependent DNA helicase RecG: MAGAKAGLYLQSSVSALRGVGPALVPRLQHMDLWRVQDVLFHLPSRYQDRRHIASMATLQAGQECAILGEIVRVDHQRGGREQWLVTVSDGSGRLQIRLFHMTVALRAQWQVGRRLWCFGELRGGFHGLEMIHPEWQMADVPQFQAPRHLTPFYPSSEGITQAQWRRWMAQALTLLDQLPDYLENRLPPQWPGLREGLRLLHESADEIPSPQHPAWQRLALEELLANHLAVRRMRQSGMMQNAPCLRSKGQLWHRFLAHLPFSPTMAQERVIAEINADLVRHRPMRRLLQGDVGSGKTLVAAAATLTALEAGYQVAMMAPTEILAEQLHARFQQWLEPLGLEVGYLVGSRSPRARRETAETLAGGSLRLVIGTQSLFQEGVVFACLGLVIIDEQHRFGVEQRRQLLEKGAMPHLLVMTATPIPRTLAMTVHADLEVSVIDALPPGRTPVETLVMPDSRRPELIGRMQHMLEAGRQIYWVCPLIEESEILELQAAEASVADLQAALPGVAVGLIHGRMRSTEKAEVMAAFQSGAVRILVATTVIEVGVDVPGASLMIIEHAERLGLAQLHQLRGRVGRGAQRSSCILLYHPPLSGKARERLRVMRETHDGFAIARKDLELRGPGEYLGTRQAGILQMRVANILRDEALLVMVPALAERLLQEDPEAVQAIVQRWLGSRVDYGQVG; this comes from the coding sequence ATGGCGGGAGCCAAGGCGGGACTGTATCTGCAAAGTTCCGTCTCGGCGTTACGGGGGGTCGGTCCTGCGCTGGTTCCGCGTCTGCAGCACATGGACCTGTGGCGGGTACAGGATGTCCTGTTCCATTTACCCAGCCGTTATCAGGACCGCCGCCATATTGCGTCCATGGCGACGCTTCAGGCCGGTCAGGAGTGTGCGATACTGGGCGAGATCGTTCGTGTCGACCACCAGCGCGGAGGACGTGAACAATGGCTGGTGACTGTGAGCGATGGCAGCGGGCGTCTGCAGATCCGGCTCTTTCACATGACAGTGGCATTGCGTGCGCAATGGCAGGTCGGGCGGCGGCTCTGGTGTTTCGGAGAGTTGCGCGGTGGTTTTCACGGCCTCGAAATGATCCACCCCGAATGGCAGATGGCGGATGTCCCGCAGTTTCAGGCTCCGCGTCACCTCACCCCCTTTTATCCCAGCAGTGAGGGCATCACTCAGGCCCAGTGGCGACGCTGGATGGCGCAGGCGCTGACTCTCCTCGATCAGCTTCCCGACTACCTTGAAAACCGGCTGCCTCCACAATGGCCCGGTTTGCGCGAGGGGTTGCGCTTGCTGCATGAAAGTGCTGACGAGATTCCCTCTCCGCAACATCCGGCCTGGCAACGGCTGGCGTTGGAGGAACTGCTGGCGAATCATCTGGCGGTACGCCGGATGCGGCAATCGGGGATGATGCAGAATGCCCCGTGTCTGCGGAGTAAGGGGCAGTTGTGGCACCGTTTCCTGGCGCATTTGCCGTTTTCGCCCACCATGGCGCAGGAACGGGTGATTGCGGAGATAAATGCCGATCTGGTGCGTCACCGGCCCATGCGTCGTCTATTGCAAGGGGATGTGGGCTCCGGCAAGACCCTGGTCGCGGCGGCCGCGACGCTGACCGCGCTGGAGGCGGGATATCAGGTGGCGATGATGGCGCCGACCGAGATTCTCGCGGAGCAGCTCCATGCGCGGTTCCAGCAATGGCTGGAACCGCTGGGCCTGGAGGTGGGCTATCTGGTGGGCAGCCGTTCACCGCGTGCCCGTCGCGAGACGGCGGAAACGCTTGCTGGTGGCAGCCTGAGGTTGGTAATCGGCACCCAGTCGCTGTTCCAGGAAGGGGTGGTGTTTGCATGTCTCGGACTGGTCATCATCGACGAGCAACACCGCTTTGGCGTGGAGCAGCGCCGTCAATTGCTGGAGAAGGGCGCCATGCCCCACCTGCTGGTAATGACCGCTACCCCGATCCCGCGAACCCTGGCGATGACGGTGCATGCAGATCTGGAGGTCTCGGTGATCGACGCTCTGCCGCCGGGGCGCACCCCCGTGGAAACCCTGGTGATGCCTGACAGTCGTCGGCCCGAACTGATCGGCCGGATGCAACACATGCTGGAGGCGGGGCGGCAAATCTATTGGGTTTGTCCCCTGATCGAGGAATCGGAGATTCTCGAATTACAGGCGGCGGAGGCGAGCGTTGCGGATCTGCAGGCAGCCTTGCCGGGCGTGGCCGTCGGCCTGATACACGGGCGAATGCGCAGCACAGAAAAGGCGGAGGTGATGGCCGCGTTCCAGTCAGGCGCGGTACGCATTCTGGTGGCGACGACGGTGATCGAGGTGGGGGTGGATGTCCCTGGCGCCAGTCTGATGATCATCGAACATGCGGAGCGTCTGGGTCTGGCGCAATTGCATCAGTTGCGTGGCCGGGTAGGGCGGGGTGCGCAGCGGAGCAGTTGTATTCTGCTCTATCATCCGCCCCTGAGTGGCAAGGCGCGGGAGCGTTTGCGGGTGATGCGCGAAACCCATGACGGTTTTGCCATTGCGCGCAAGGACCTGGAGTTGCGCGGGCCGGGCGAATACCTGGGTACGCGGCAGGCCGGCATCCTGCAGATGCGTGTTGCGAACATTCTGCGTGACGAAGCATTGCTGGTCATGGTCCCCGCATTGGCGGAACGCCTGCTGCAGGAAGACCCCGAGGCGGTGCAAGCCATCGTGCAGCGCTGGCTGGGGAGCCGGGTGGACTACGGGCAGGTTGGCTAG
- a CDS encoding AI-2E family transporter, with protein sequence MGTGFFKGPWLRESETCARREIQYREWLRAIVRAASGLGGRTGKVTALTHGEARPYWGILAGPLADSGRGASRTMQRFFVLAILILLGWLAYRLSPILSPFLIAGILAYLGNPLVTRLQRYRINRTWGTTLVFVLVILVLAGITMALLPVIRHQSLLFVEYLRQYLELLQTRIIPQLSARIGIPLDSQSLTHYATANAQKLAGWLGRSLQMALSSGPSLISSVLSIILVPVLGFYLLRDWPRLIARIAALIPPHYLPLSRRLAGDADAMLMAFLRGQLLVMLALGASYAIGLSIVGLKTAILVGLVAGLLSFVPYLGVVSGIAMATLAMYVQTGAFLPILGVLIVFGIGQILESMVFTPYLVGDRIGLHPVAVIFAVLAGGELFGFSGLLLALPVTAVLIALLRHLHGWYVQSRYYLGKES encoded by the coding sequence ATGGGAACAGGTTTTTTCAAGGGGCCCTGGCTACGGGAGAGTGAAACATGCGCTCGTCGGGAAATCCAGTATCGGGAGTGGCTGCGCGCAATCGTCCGTGCAGCATCCGGGTTGGGCGGCCGCACCGGAAAAGTGACGGCCTTAACCCATGGCGAAGCCCGACCATACTGGGGTATTCTGGCCGGACCATTAGCAGATTCGGGCCGGGGAGCCTCGCGAACGATGCAACGATTTTTTGTGCTGGCCATCCTGATCCTGCTGGGTTGGCTGGCCTACCGTCTTTCCCCCATTCTCAGCCCCTTTCTGATTGCCGGCATTCTCGCCTATCTCGGCAACCCCCTGGTGACCCGCCTGCAACGATACCGGATCAATCGCACCTGGGGTACCACACTGGTTTTTGTTCTCGTCATTCTGGTTCTGGCCGGGATCACCATGGCCCTGCTCCCTGTGATCCGCCATCAATCTTTGCTCTTCGTGGAATACCTGCGCCAGTATCTGGAACTCCTGCAAACCCGGATCATCCCACAACTCTCCGCGCGGATCGGCATTCCGCTCGACAGTCAGAGCCTCACCCATTACGCTACGGCCAATGCCCAGAAATTGGCGGGATGGCTGGGACGCAGCCTCCAGATGGCATTGAGCTCCGGTCCCAGCCTGATCAGCAGTGTGCTCAGCATCATTCTGGTGCCAGTGCTGGGCTTCTATCTGCTGCGCGACTGGCCACGCCTCATCGCCCGTATTGCCGCACTCATCCCACCGCACTATCTGCCGCTTTCCCGACGTCTGGCCGGTGACGCCGACGCCATGCTCATGGCCTTCTTACGCGGACAACTCCTGGTGATGCTGGCTCTCGGCGCCAGTTACGCCATCGGCCTCAGTATCGTCGGCCTGAAAACCGCCATCCTCGTCGGCCTGGTGGCGGGACTGCTCAGTTTTGTGCCCTATCTGGGCGTCGTGAGCGGCATAGCCATGGCCACCCTCGCCATGTACGTGCAGACCGGCGCATTCTTGCCCATTCTCGGGGTGTTGATCGTCTTTGGCATCGGCCAGATACTGGAAAGCATGGTGTTTACCCCTTATCTGGTGGGGGACCGCATCGGTCTGCACCCGGTCGCCGTCATTTTTGCCGTGCTGGCAGGCGGCGAACTCTTCGGCTTCAGTGGCCTGCTGCTTGCATTGCCGGTTACCGCCGTCCTCATCGCCCTGCTCCGCCACCTTCACGGCTGGTATGTGCAGAGCCGTTATTATCTGGGTAAGGAGTCATAA
- the amrB gene encoding AmmeMemoRadiSam system protein B encodes MKLVRPAAVAGMFYPGEAAVLRTEVERLLARAEQDGEAASAPWPKAIIVPHAGYIYSGAVAASGYALLAKGRGHIRRVVLLGPAHRLPFRGLALPGVQAMQTPLGTVAVDQAGVEALAGLPEVREMPAAHAQEHALEVQLPFIQEVLGDVSVVPLVVGDARPDEVARVLEKLWGGEETVIVISSDLSHYHPYAEARAIDHHTVEEILRFDPTPIDHEQACGATPINGLLPVARKHHLHPRLVGLCNSGDTAGSRDAVVGYAAVAFYGESHDHTGR; translated from the coding sequence GTGAAACTTGTCAGACCAGCAGCGGTGGCCGGTATGTTTTATCCTGGCGAGGCTGCCGTTTTGCGGACCGAGGTAGAGCGTTTGCTGGCCAGAGCTGAACAGGACGGTGAAGCGGCCAGTGCCCCATGGCCCAAGGCCATCATTGTCCCCCATGCGGGCTATATCTACTCGGGAGCGGTGGCCGCTTCCGGTTACGCCCTGCTGGCCAAGGGGCGTGGGCATATCCGCCGGGTGGTGCTTCTGGGGCCGGCACATCGTCTGCCATTTCGCGGTCTCGCCCTGCCGGGTGTTCAGGCCATGCAAACGCCGCTGGGTACTGTCGCGGTGGATCAGGCGGGGGTGGAGGCACTGGCCGGGTTGCCCGAGGTCCGGGAAATGCCAGCCGCGCACGCTCAGGAACATGCCCTGGAAGTACAATTGCCTTTCATCCAGGAGGTGCTGGGTGACGTCAGCGTCGTCCCGCTGGTGGTGGGAGATGCCCGTCCGGACGAAGTGGCACGGGTTCTGGAGAAGCTCTGGGGTGGCGAGGAGACGGTCATCGTGATCAGTTCCGACCTCTCTCACTATCATCCTTACGCTGAAGCCCGTGCCATAGACCACCATACGGTGGAGGAAATATTGCGCTTCGATCCCACGCCCATAGACCACGAGCAGGCTTGCGGCGCCACGCCCATCAACGGCCTTCTCCCGGTCGCCCGCAAGCACCACTTGCACCCGCGTCTGGTGGGTCTGTGTAACTCGGGTGATACCGCAGGGTCGCGTGATGCGGTGGTGGGCTATGCCGCAGTCGCTTTTTACGGAGAGAGCCATGACCACACAGGAAGGTGA
- a CDS encoding RelA/SpoT family protein: protein MPLASESEPGTMVPTLPLTTGVGDVLRLPPVSPSLEDPCAPLRALLQQYMTPEEVSRARDAYELAANAHGAQTRRSGEPYIHHPVAVACILAELQLDIFTIQAALLHDVIEDCNISKENITERFGPEVAEMVDGVSKLGQVRFETREEAQAENFRKMFLAMSRDIRVVLIKLADRLHNMRTMGVMTPEKRRRISRETLDIYAPIAQRLGIHAIRIELEELAFSHLYPKRWHTLNEAVKAARGNRKEAVQKIEHALEDRLLQEGFAAQVSGREKHVYSIYRKMQKKGMPFGDIHDLHAFRIIVADVDTCYRVLGLVHSLYRPIPGRFKDYIAIPKSNGYQSLHTVLLGPFGHPVEVQIRTEDMHRVAEAGVAAHWLYKTGSNNAHAEIQARAWLQRLLELQIQGGDSQEFLESVKLDLFPDEVYVFTPKGKILSLPRGATAVDFAYAVHTDIGDQAVAARVNDMYVPLRSPLNNGDKVEIVTAASAHPQPGWLDVVVTGKARSSVRAYLKTIQRGDAEVLGRNLLEKALQSLGADLQQIEATDFQRVLVTFNVQDESQLLAAIGMGEVFPLVVAHKLLPEEGDRGRLAQTARRLGHAVSQLLPSRLSREEATKKPLLIRGTEGMPVTLARCCRPIPGDPILGFISVGKGVVVHTHDCHNIREWRKRRDRWVDVQWDPAAQGEFPVAIRVVAESARGVLARIATLISDEDSNIDHVDIEPQDGLYTGITFTIEAHDRDHLARIMRSLRSLPMVSRVQRVKG, encoded by the coding sequence ATGCCGCTGGCGAGTGAAAGCGAGCCAGGCACCATGGTGCCGACCCTGCCTCTGACCACAGGGGTGGGCGATGTGTTGCGCCTGCCGCCGGTCTCTCCGTCTCTGGAGGACCCCTGCGCGCCGCTGCGGGCGTTGCTTCAGCAGTACATGACGCCAGAAGAAGTGTCGCGCGCACGTGATGCCTACGAATTGGCCGCCAACGCACATGGCGCACAAACCCGGCGCAGTGGTGAGCCCTATATTCATCATCCCGTGGCGGTCGCCTGCATCCTCGCCGAGCTGCAACTGGATATTTTCACTATTCAGGCGGCCCTGCTTCATGACGTGATCGAAGATTGCAATATCAGCAAGGAAAACATCACCGAGCGCTTCGGGCCGGAAGTGGCAGAGATGGTGGATGGGGTCAGTAAGCTGGGGCAGGTACGTTTTGAAACCCGTGAAGAGGCACAGGCAGAGAATTTTCGCAAAATGTTTCTGGCCATGTCCCGGGACATCCGGGTCGTGTTGATCAAGCTGGCAGATCGCTTGCACAACATGCGCACCATGGGCGTGATGACGCCGGAGAAGCGGCGGCGTATTTCCCGGGAAACCCTCGATATCTACGCGCCCATTGCGCAACGCCTGGGTATTCATGCCATTCGCATCGAGCTGGAGGAGCTGGCCTTCTCCCACCTTTACCCCAAGCGTTGGCACACGCTCAATGAGGCCGTAAAGGCCGCGCGTGGTAACCGTAAGGAAGCGGTGCAGAAAATTGAGCATGCCCTGGAGGACCGCCTCCTGCAGGAGGGCTTCGCCGCCCAGGTCAGTGGCCGTGAGAAACACGTCTACAGTATCTACAGAAAAATGCAGAAGAAGGGTATGCCCTTCGGTGACATCCACGACCTCCACGCCTTCCGGATTATTGTTGCTGATGTGGATACCTGCTATCGCGTTCTGGGTCTGGTTCACAGTCTGTATCGACCGATTCCCGGACGTTTCAAAGACTACATCGCCATTCCGAAATCCAATGGATATCAGTCTCTGCACACCGTGCTGCTGGGCCCTTTCGGGCATCCGGTAGAGGTGCAGATCCGCACAGAGGATATGCACCGGGTCGCCGAGGCGGGGGTGGCTGCACACTGGCTGTACAAGACGGGCTCGAATAACGCCCATGCCGAAATTCAGGCGCGTGCCTGGTTGCAGCGTTTACTGGAACTGCAGATACAGGGGGGAGATTCCCAGGAATTTCTGGAAAGCGTCAAGCTCGATCTTTTTCCCGATGAGGTCTATGTTTTCACCCCCAAGGGTAAAATTCTCAGCTTGCCACGGGGTGCGACGGCGGTGGATTTTGCTTACGCCGTGCATACGGATATCGGTGACCAGGCCGTGGCGGCCAGAGTCAATGATATGTACGTTCCCTTGCGCAGTCCTCTGAACAACGGCGATAAAGTGGAAATCGTCACGGCGGCCTCGGCGCACCCGCAACCCGGTTGGCTGGATGTGGTGGTGACCGGCAAGGCGCGCAGCAGCGTTCGCGCTTATCTCAAGACCATTCAGCGTGGCGACGCGGAAGTGCTGGGTCGCAATTTGCTGGAAAAGGCGCTGCAGAGTCTGGGTGCCGACCTCCAGCAGATCGAAGCGACTGATTTTCAGCGGGTGCTGGTGACGTTCAACGTGCAGGATGAGAGCCAGCTGTTGGCGGCCATTGGCATGGGTGAGGTTTTTCCGCTGGTCGTAGCGCACAAGCTGCTGCCCGAGGAGGGCGATCGCGGGCGGCTGGCGCAGACTGCCCGCCGTCTGGGCCATGCCGTCAGCCAGCTCCTGCCAAGTCGCCTCAGTCGCGAGGAGGCCACGAAAAAGCCCTTGCTGATTCGGGGGACGGAAGGTATGCCAGTGACCCTGGCTCGTTGCTGTCGTCCCATCCCTGGCGACCCTATTTTGGGTTTCATCAGTGTCGGCAAGGGTGTGGTGGTACATACCCATGATTGTCACAATATTCGCGAGTGGCGCAAACGCCGTGACCGCTGGGTGGACGTGCAATGGGATCCCGCAGCCCAAGGCGAGTTCCCGGTCGCGATCCGGGTGGTTGCGGAGAGCGCCCGCGGCGTACTGGCGCGCATTGCCACCCTGATTTCCGATGAGGATTCCAACATCGATCATGTGGATATCGAGCCGCAGGATGGACTCTACACGGGCATCACATTTACCATAGAGGCGCATGACCGCGACCACCTGGCCAGAATCATGCGGAGTTTGCGCAGTTTGCCCATGGTGTCGCGGGTACAGCGGGTCAAAGGCTAA
- a CDS encoding Rid family detoxifying hydrolase — MPVSVESSSAPQAIGAYSQGMVHGGLLYLSGQIPLDPRTGQMVEGDIALQIRRVLDNLQAVCNAAGGRLQDAIKLQVYLTDLGHFAQVNQAMEAEFSIPYPARAVVQVAALPRGAQVEIDGIVALGKAG, encoded by the coding sequence ATGCCGGTATCAGTAGAAAGCAGTTCCGCACCCCAGGCGATCGGGGCCTACAGCCAGGGTATGGTGCATGGCGGCCTGCTCTACCTCTCTGGTCAGATTCCCCTGGATCCCCGCACCGGGCAGATGGTGGAGGGCGACATCGCCCTGCAGATCCGGCGGGTGCTGGATAACCTGCAGGCGGTCTGCAATGCTGCGGGCGGACGTCTGCAGGATGCCATCAAGCTTCAGGTCTACCTCACGGATCTCGGCCATTTCGCACAGGTGAATCAGGCCATGGAGGCAGAATTTTCCATACCCTATCCGGCACGGGCGGTGGTGCAGGTGGCGGCGCTGCCGCGAGGGGCGCAGGTGGAGATAGATGGCATCGTCGCCCTGGGCAAGGCTGGCTGA